In Hwangdonia lutea, a single window of DNA contains:
- a CDS encoding potassium/proton antiporter: protein MNLTIENILLVGSILLFISIIVGKSSYKFGVPTLLIFLTVGMLAGSDGIGGIFFNDPKIAQLIGIVSLNFILFSGGLNTNWGNIKPVLKEGIALSTLGVLLTALSLGTFVWLVTDFTIYESMLLGSIVSSTDAAAVFSILRSKNLALRTNLRPTLELESGSNDPMAYVLTIMFLTLVVNQDQSIVSIIPMFFQQMIVGAFAGFAFGKLSKIIINKINLDFEGLYPVLVIALMFITFSATDFVGGNGFLAIYICAVFLGNQDLIHKKTILRMYDGLAWLVEIVLFLTLGLLVFPKKIVPYIGVGLLISLFLIVIARPLGVLISLVFFKMKFRRRLYISWVGLRGAVPIVFATYPLLAGVEKADIIFSIVFFISVTSILIQGTTLTVFAKWLNVGMPEETKKKTEIDELLSNLPKSSLEEFEILPNLFSENKRIVDLNFPKSAFIVMIKRGKEYIRPSGATEIKANDILMVLADSEEDYTKVKDCLYRRDTTTNPED, encoded by the coding sequence ATGAATTTAACAATTGAAAACATTCTGCTAGTTGGCTCAATCTTACTTTTTATTAGCATTATTGTTGGGAAGAGCTCATATAAATTTGGAGTTCCCACATTGTTAATCTTTTTAACTGTAGGGATGTTGGCGGGTTCCGATGGTATAGGCGGTATCTTTTTTAACGACCCTAAAATTGCGCAACTTATAGGAATTGTTTCATTGAATTTTATTTTGTTTTCCGGAGGGCTCAATACAAATTGGGGCAACATAAAACCTGTGCTTAAAGAGGGCATTGCTTTGTCTACTTTAGGTGTTTTGCTCACAGCGTTATCGCTTGGCACCTTTGTTTGGCTGGTTACAGATTTTACCATTTACGAAAGTATGCTGTTGGGGTCCATTGTTTCATCAACCGATGCGGCTGCCGTATTTTCAATTTTACGCTCTAAAAACCTTGCACTGAGAACCAATTTACGACCAACCTTGGAGCTGGAAAGTGGAAGTAACGACCCCATGGCTTATGTGCTTACCATTATGTTTTTAACCTTGGTAGTCAATCAGGATCAAAGTATTGTGTCTATTATTCCCATGTTTTTCCAACAGATGATTGTAGGTGCTTTTGCGGGTTTCGCCTTTGGAAAACTAAGTAAAATAATCATCAATAAAATTAATCTGGATTTTGAAGGGCTTTATCCCGTATTGGTTATTGCTTTGATGTTTATTACGTTTTCGGCAACCGATTTTGTTGGCGGCAACGGCTTTCTTGCCATTTACATTTGTGCGGTTTTTCTGGGCAATCAAGATTTAATACACAAAAAAACCATTTTAAGAATGTACGATGGTTTGGCGTGGCTTGTGGAAATTGTGCTGTTCCTTACTTTAGGGCTTTTGGTTTTTCCGAAGAAAATCGTGCCATATATAGGAGTTGGATTACTGATATCTTTATTTTTAATAGTCATTGCCCGCCCTTTAGGTGTTTTAATAAGTTTAGTCTTTTTTAAGATGAAATTCAGACGACGACTGTATATTTCCTGGGTAGGATTGCGTGGTGCGGTACCCATCGTGTTTGCAACATATCCGCTTTTGGCTGGCGTTGAAAAAGCCGATATAATTTTTAGCATCGTTTTCTTTATCTCTGTTACATCCATTTTAATACAGGGCACAACGCTTACGGTTTTTGCAAAATGGCTGAATGTGGGTATGCCGGAAGAGACCAAAAAGAAAACCGAAATAGACGAGCTATTGTCAAATCTTCCTAAATCTTCTTTGGAAGAATTTGAGATTTTACCCAATCTTTTTTCAGAAAATAAAAGAATTGTCGATTTGAATTTTCCGAAATCAGCGTTTATTGTCATGATTAAACGCGGTAAAGAATATATTCGACCCAGCGGTGCTACCGAAATTAAAGCAAACGATATTTTAATGGTTCTGGCCGATAGTGAGGAAGATTACACAAAAGTAAAGGACTGTTTGTACAGACGCGACACAACTACAAATCCTGAAGATTAA